TTGAACTGTCCGGGCAGTATATCCAGCACATCAAACACTGTTTACACTTTTCCTTATCCCATACCGGGCGCACACTGCGCCAGGCACCAGTTTTGTTCTCCTTCACTGCTGCCATATCGGTGATTATTGCACCACATGGCAATTCACGCCATCCCTTGAGTTTCGCCACCTCTCCTCCTT
The nucleotide sequence above comes from candidate division WOR-3 bacterium. Encoded proteins:
- a CDS encoding 4Fe-4S binding protein gives rise to the protein MAAVKENKTGAWRSVRPVWDKEKCKQCLMCWIYCPDSSIIIKDGKVIGVNYEFCKGCGNCASICPAKAITMEKERK